From the Cohaesibacter sp. ES.047 genome, the window GCTCAAGTGCACCAAGTCGGCGATCAATGAGTTTTGCGACGGCCCCCGGCCCTTCACACGCGGCAAGAGCGGCACTCACCAGCTTGCGAAAAGCAGGATTTTGTTCGGTTTCATCCAAGATCAGTTGCGCCAGTTGTTCTGCGCCAAGCCCGATCAGCTTTTCGATTGATATTGCAGCTTTGCGCGCCATAGCTCGTACCTATCAGTTTTGTCGTGGTGCAGGCAGCAACATGAATGTCACACTCTGTTTCAGGAAAAGACTTCTCCCCAAAACTAATCATTCATTTTGACGTTGGATGGATCTCGTCGCAACTCTCGTAAAGATCTTTGAACAGGATATGAGGATCAACCGGTTCACCACTTGCTTCGTAAGATTTGTGGAAGATCATCTCCATCTTCCATTTGCACTTCATCGTGCACTAAGATGCTGCAGCTTGTTCGAACGGCAGGAATGCGGAAGCTGCCTTGCAACATATGATTGCCGGCGAATGTCCGCATAGGGCCGGAGTTTCCTCCGGCCCGTCATATTCAGATTTCGACGCTTTCGGAAATGGACAATGCGTCTTCTAGATCGACACCAAGATAACGGACCGTGCTGTCCATTTTGGTGTGGCCCAACAAGAGCTGGACAGCCCTCAGGTTCCCAGTCTTCTTATAAATCTGCGCAACTTTGGTTCTTCTCATAGAATGTGTTCCATAAGCGCTCGGTTCCAGCCCGATCGACTTGACCCATTCTTTAAGCAACCGGGCATATTGGCGTGTCGATATATGTTGGCGATCATGAAACCTACCGGGCCACAGATATTCATGGCCAATCATTGATGGGTGCATGATCCATTCGAAGAGAGACTTGCGGGTCCCTTCTGTGACTTCAAATCGAACAGGTGTCTTGGTTTTACTCTGCAAGATTGAAACCCGTTCCTTGATTGCGCCACTCGCAAAGACATCTGAAACGCGAAGCGTCACCAGATCACATCCGCGAAGTTTGCTATCAACGGCCAAATTGAACAATGCAAGATCTCGAATGGCACCTGCAAGCTCTAGCCTGACACGGATGGCCCAAACATGTTTTGGTTGAAGCGGGCGTTTCTGGCCGATAATCCGGCCTCTGTTCCAAGCACGTTTTTGAGGGACAATCATTGGCAATGTGGAAGCAGACATCTGCATTTTCTCCTAGCCAATCCCTCCATCCCAACGCTCAGACATTGAGCCTGATTACTTTGATATAGAAATGGAGGGTGAGCAAATTTCCGCTTGGAGCCCTCTATGGTCATTCCCAACGCGACAGCTTTCGCAAACGCAACATTGTTTCGAATGGAAGGAACGGCCCAATGCGGGCATTCGACAGCCATCATCTGGGGCAAGTCCTCTTCCCCATTGCTGTCATTCGAATGAGGTGCAGCATTTTCAGCAAACAGATGACGGATGGGCGGACGAAGCGGGCTTTCAACAATTAGCCTGTTTGCGTGATCAGCTCTTCAGCAGTGACTATCATTTTTTTGCATGAGTTTCGTCAACTGCACCTTATATACTGCTGTGCGCTTCCAAGAGTTCTCTGTACATTCTGTAGTCATAGCGTGTTTTAAATGCTGTCGTTCTTGGAGCTTTTTCAGTGTATGATCTCAGTCGTTTTCCCGAATTTGTCCTAGAGGGAAAACCTCTCTCTCAGCCGATTGGAAGTTTTGGTGAAGCGCTTGGAATAGGGGCGACGGGAGGAGTGGCAGCAATTGGCCGAATGATGTCGGTTCAGACCGAGATCACCAACCACACGGCGGCGAGCCTTATTCAATTTCTTCATTTCAGAACAACGACCACACGACAAGCGTACAACCGCTCAAGCCGTTGGTGGGGCCGCTGGTATAACAAGATGTCAGGCCAGCACCCGATCTACGTTCCGTTGAGTGGGCATCATCTTATTCAAATTTTGAACACAGCAGGACAAACGGATATAATTTCCCAAATTCCTCAAAAAGCTCGATGCGGAATGCGGCTCGATATTGCTGAAAACTATTTATCCGAATTGCAGAAAATATATCTCTCTCGGAAATAAGCATGCTGGTTTTCATATCGACTACGAACCGGATATGAACGTCCACCTTGGGCTCCAAACAGCCTGACGCAGCGCATTATCATGCGAAAACAGCCGTGATGCCCACGTTTTGCAATGGCGGCCCATACCGGACACTCGCCAGTCGACAAATGCTCCAAAGCAATTTCCCCGTTGCTGCCATTCGAACGAAGTGCAGCATTTTCAGTGGCGATGTGACCGGTGGGCGGACAAAGCGGCCGTTGCCAAAAGCCTCACGAATTCCATTTTGCTCGCTTCGGAGCGCCTTTCCGAACCGTTTCGTGGTCGGGCAGCGCTCCTTAGCATCAGTATATCTCAGCCGTTGATAGCAGCGAATGTTTCCTTGAAACGGCCTTCGGCTTCGGCTTTGCGCTGGAAATTGACGCGTACCACCATCACCTCGTCAGGAACCTCATCGCGCGACAGCATCTCCACGACCTCGTCTATGAAGTCCTGCAGAGGCATCGCGGCGGCGACTTGCGATTGGCCTGGCGTCAACTCTGTTGCGACGAGCGGTGGTGCGACTTCGTAGACATCCACCGGCGTATCGCGCAGCTGGTGACGCAGCGCCTGCGTCCATGCGTGGATCGCGGCCTTGGTCGCGGAGTACACCGGGTTCGCTGCTTTGGGAACAAAGGCCAGTCCCGAGGATACCGTCACCAGCGCCGCTTCGCTTTGGGTTTGCAAATGGGGTAGCAATGCCGCCGCTAGGCGAATGGGTGCGGTTAGGTTTGTGGCAATAGTGCGCTCGGCGACATCCATCTGCACGGGGTCGGCGGTGTAGTCCTCCGCTTCCATGATGCCCGCGTTCAGGATGACGGCATCAAGTTTCGGATGTTCGGCAATAACTTTTTCGGAGAAGGCCGCAAGTGCGCTTTCATCCGTGAGATCAAGACTGTAGCCGGTCATAGCGGGGTTTTTCTGCAGCATAGCTTGCAAGCTATGCCTCTTGCGCCCGGTGATGATGATGCGATTGCCCTTGGACTGGAGCGCCTCGGCGATAGCCTGTCCAATCCCTGAGTTGCCACCGGTGATGAGGATCGTGCGATTGGTAAAGATCATGCGTATGTGTTCCTTTCCTTGACTGGATGGAATATGTCTCCTCTGCTATCATTTGGAAAGAAGGCACCAAAAAGATTTATACCCACCCAAAAGAGAGTATGAAGCGCATGACAGATGGCACGTTGCGGCAAGACTTGCTGAACCTCCCCGAAACTGATCCGGTTGTGGATCGCCTTGTGGAACAGATTATTGGCCGGGTTGCCGACAAGTGGACAATGCTTCTGATCGAAATCCTCACGGAGCGGACGTGTTGCCGTTTCGGTGAACTCGCCAAAGCTTGCGAAGGGATCAGCCAGAAGATGCTGACGCAGACCTTGCGTGCGATGGAACGTGACGGGCTTGTGACTAGAACTGTCTATCCGGTTGTGCCCCCGAAGGTGGAGTATCGCTTGACGGATCTTGGTCTCGGTCTGAGCAAGGCATTCTGCGGCGTCTGGATTTGGGCCGAAGCCAATTTCGAGAGAATTGAACAGGCCCGCAGTGATTATGCTGATCGAAAAGCGCACGAAGAGCCGTAACTTAGGGCTCCTTCCTGACTGGTGCATCGCGGCAAACGGAATGGCATTGGTCAAGAAGGTAATTCGTAATCGCGGCCCAAAGCCGACCTTGGGCGATATCTCTCGCCGCTGCACTGCGGCTCATCATTCCGGACTTTCTCTGCGGCTGCATTCCCAGAAACTGCCAAACTGTTGCTCGGAGGTACGAAGTGGCCCTTCGACCCCGGCCATCCAACAACCGCTTCATTCCTACGGCCTGAATCGCTTGCAAAAGGACATCCGAACACAACTTTAGGTCAAGAGATAAACATGCTACTGTCCCAGTATGTTTGAGGTGAATTATGACTGTTATCCGAGAAATTTCGATCTCCAATTTTCGAGGCATCAAGGCGCTAAAGTGGTGGCCGAACCCAGGCATCAATTGCTTAATTGGGCCAGGAGACGGCGGAAAATCGACCATTCTCGATGCAATAGAACTCACCTTAGGGACTAGACAGAGCATTGTCTTTACTGATGCTGACTTCCACAGATGCCTAGTTGATGAGCCAATTGTAATCGATGTGACGCTGGGAGCTCTTCCCGATGAGTTGCGAAACCTAGAGGCATACGGCCACTTTCTGCGAGGTTGGGACCCGCAAACCGGGGCTATTCACAACGAGACATCTGCAGCGCTGGAAACGGTATTGACTATTCGTCTGATTGTAAGGGACGATTTGGAGCCGCAATGGTTGCTGTTTTCTGAAGGCCCATCCGCCCAGGGCCTTGAGCGGAACCTCCAGTGGAAGCATCGGCAGCTAGTTGCGCCAATACGGCTCGGCACCGTTGCATCACACCATATGGCTCTGGGCCCGCGATCCGTGCTCGGGAAGCTCTCTCCCGACAAGACACAGGCGTCAGCCGCATTGGCGGCGGCATCCAGACAAGCCCGGCAGGCTTTTGCAGAGCAGGGCTGTGGTGGCGTCGATGAAGTGCTGGCGACCTCCAGAACCATCGCCAACAACATGGGAATCCCCGTTGAGCAGGTGAATGCCCTATTGGACGTAAAAGGGGTGACGTTTTCAGGGGGTGCAATTGCCCTTCACGACGAAGATCAGGTTCCGCTCAAGAATCTTGGTTCCGGTTCCATGCGCTTGCTCGTCGCAGGACTTCAAAAGGTCGCAGGTCAATCAAGTATCTCGATCATCGACGAAGCAGAGTTTGGCTTGGAACCCTACCGGATTATCCGCTTGCTTGATTCGCTGGGTGCAAAATCAAACGATTCTTCGCAGCAAGTCTTTTTGACGACACACTCGCCAGTTGTATTGCGCGAACTGTCGTCAATTCAGTTACACGCAGTGCGGGCGACGCGCACCACTACACCCGCCCTAGTTAACAACGGTGAACTCATTCAGCCTACCACAAAGACGACTTCCAATTCTGTGTTCCCACTTGGGGAATCTGAAGACGCTCAGAAGACGCTGAGGGCGTGCGCAGACGCCTTTCTCGCGCCGAGTGTCATTGTTTGTGAGGGGAAGACCGAGATTGGCGTAATCCGAGGGTTGGATTTGTGCTGGCAAAGCCTTGGTCAGAGGAGTTTGCTAGCAAACGGTTGCCACTGGGCCGATGGTGGCGGCTCAACAATGATGGAACGTGCTAAAATCTTTGCGCGTATGGGTTATCGAACCGCTTTGTTCATGGACTCCGATGTCGCCTACGATGCTGCGAGTTATTCGGAATTGGCAACTCACGGCATTTCCGTGTTCCGTTGGCGAGATGGGTATTCCACCGAATCTGCAATCTTCGCATCCGTGCCTGCGGCGCAGATACCCGGACTTCTTTCAATTGCCTGCGAATGGCGATCAGAAGACTCCATTGACGGAAAAATCCGTCACGCGAGCAACCGTCAATACAATCTACAGCAATGCCGAGATCAATTTGTCGATGCAATGCGACCTGTGTTGGGGCAATGCGCTGGCGATGGTAAATGGTTCAAAGACATTGAGCCTGCTGAACGGGCGTTGAGGGAAGTCATTGCCCCGGCCTGGCAAAGTACAGGTACAATTTTCACGGCCCCCCTGAATTCGCTTTGGCATTGGATCAGCACATCGCCGACAGTGCAGCCAGCGAATCCCCCTGTCGGCGTGTAAACTCAGATGGTTGGCGTACACGACATACTTCAGGCGCAACGCGGGCATGTCATTGCTCCCGCAGGATGCGGCAAGACCGAGTTGATCGCAAAGACCATTGTTCAGGCAAAAGGTAAGCCGGTCCTCGTCCTTACCCACACCACCGCGGGCGTTGCCGCGCTAAGGCAGAGGTTGCATCGAGATGGCGTGCCAGCGTCCAACTACAGGCTCAACACGATTGCGGGCTGGGCACTGGCAATTATCTCCATGTTTCCGGAGCGAGCAGGATACCTGCATGATCCGCAAAATGCTCCCAACTACACTGCAGTGCAAAACGCGGTTGGTGGGCTATGTGCATCTGGGGCTATCAATTCAGAGATTGCCGCAACGTATTCGCGGGTCTTGGTCGATGAGTACCAAGACTGTTCAGTCAGCCAACACCTGATCATTTCTGGCCTCGCGAACGCAATTCCAACGGTTGTGTTCGGCGATCCGATGCAAGCAATCTTTGGGTTTGGCGACGACCCGCTTCCGGACTGGACGACGCAAGTGGTCCCAACCTTTCCTAAAATCGGGCGGTTGGATATCCCCTGGCGCTGGAACAACACTGGCGCCAACGATCTTGGAGCTTGGCTTCTTGCCATTCGCGGGGCGTTGGAAGCTGGACAGACGATTGATCTTCGCACTCTACCCTCGCGCGTCGCGTGGCATCCTCTCGGCGCGGATCAAAACGCCAACGCCGCGGCCCAGATAGCTCTGCAATACGATGTAGCCAAAACCAACCCTCATGAGACGATCCTAATAATTGGTGACTCCATGCAAGCGGCCTCGCGACACAATTTCGCAAGCCGCGCAAAGGGAGTTGGAGTTGTCGAGCCAGTAGATCTCCGTGATGTCGTAGGCGATGCAAACCAAATGGACGGAAAATCAGGTCAAGAACTCCTTGATGCCTGCATTGGATTTCTTATCAAGGTCATGACGAACGTGTATGGCGATAAACTCAATGCGCGCGTTCAGTCGATCCTAGGAAATCGTAATCGCACACCTCCAACCGCCCCTGAGGTTGCCGCCATCTCTCTGGTTCAAGGGGGCGGATACCTCGAGGCCGTGCAATTTCTGAAAGCGATGGCAGGCGACCGTGACAGACGAGTCTATCGACAAAGTGCGTTCAACATTATGGTCCAGGCACTCCAAATCGCATTGACGGCACCAGGCGGTAGTCTTCCAGCAGCTATCGCCGGTCTTCGCGAACAACGCCGTCACGCAGGTAGAGTAATTCCGCCAAAAGCTGTAGGCTCAACTCTTCTCCTGAAAGGACTGGAGGCTGATCACGTAGTAATCTTAGATGCGGATCGACCAGGTAACGCGATGTCGAAAGAGCACCTGTATGTCGCGCTGACTAGGGGGGCGAGATCCGTATCGGTCTTCTCGCGTAGTCCAAACCTGCCGTAACCCGCTTTTCTCGGTTGGACGCCACTAATGCTGACCTGAGATTGACCGTACAAAATGACGCACACCTCATTATTACGAAGTTGTTGCCCTGCCAACGCCGCTTGAACGTCCGCAATCGATCGCTCGGATAGCCGGGGGGCGGTCGCAGCGAAATTCCGCTTTCCGCCCGTTTTACCAATTCACCTGACTCTGTTCAATGTCCTGTAAACGGTCGGTCTCGAGACTGCGAAGATTTCGGCCAAGTCGCTGATAGAGTGATCCCCTGTCTCATGCATCCGTTTGAGCTCATTCTGTTGTTTCGGAGATAGCTTCGGCTGTTTCCCGCGCAGCTTACCTTTGGCTTTGGCAATTGCCATGCCTTCCTTCGTTCGCATTCGGATCAAGTCTGCCTCGAATTCGGCAAAGGTGGCCAGAATATTGAAGAACATCTTGCCCATAGGGTCTGCTGGATCATAGATGGATTGTCCCAGGGCCAATTTTACACCCTTGCTTTCCAACTGGTCAGCGATTGAACGGGCATCAGGAACGGATCGTGCCAACCGATCCAGTTTTGAAACAATAAAGGTGTCGCCTTCTCGGGATGCAGCAAGGGCTCTCTCGAGACCGGGGCGGTCCCTGTTGGTGCCGGTCAAACCATGATCCATATGAATGTTCTCTTCCTTGACGCCGAGATCTATTAGAGCCGTTTTCTGGACCATTAGGTCTTGTTTGTCAGTGGAACAGCGAGCATAGCCAATTTTCATGGAAATTTGTCCGCAAAAGGGGCCTTCAATGAGAATTAAATCGTACCACCCTTACGTTACAAATCAAGTGAAGAGAATTCCTCAATGCGATAAATGTCGAAAAATGTACGATGAAGGATCCTCTTGCGGACAACGATTTCGATCACTTAAGAAAGCAGCCTCTGGAATTGCTGCGCAATTGCCTCGGCGGCGCGAAGAATATTGGAAGACAGCACTCGATATGTCTTGTCTCAAGAGGATGTAGTGGCATTTTCAATGGCCATGGACACTCCGCCATCTCCCACGGCAAGGGCGATCAAGGCTGCAAAGGACTATCATAGCCGTGAAGCACTTGCCGACTGAAGAGCCATATTTATCACAACATATCCTCAGCATGGCATGAAAGGCATTACGCGGCGGAACAACTCATCGACGACCGTTAAGTATTCCAGTAGTTCTTCACGCATCAATCTTCCCTCTTTCACAATTATCCAAGACATATTAAGTTGCCCGCAGGATGGATATATTCACCATCTCGGGGCGTGAGAACTCCATATCAGGCGGTCGGTGTCGACCGAATTGGCACCTCCTCGATCTATGGTCGGGGAGGCTGCGACGCATGTCCAGAGCTTCGGCTTAAAGGTCGCGGCGGTCGTCCTGGTACGACTTCTCAACTCCCCGGTCACCAAGTCATTCTTGGTGACCATTTCCTTGGATTGAGAAGAGTAGGGGGCGCAATGTCGAGCTGGAACCTCAAGGTAAAAACAGATGAAACAGCATGTTATCGCGTAAAAGGCCAACGAGGACCATTGTGTCGAAAATCATCGACACTGCAAGATCATAAGCAGACCGCAAAATGACCATTCCTGGCTATCAATCACTAATGCTGCCGGTCTTGCGTTATGCGGCTCAGGCGGAACAACGGGTTCCACCTCTTTCCGAGAAGATTGCTGTCGACTTTGATCTGTCAGCTGCAGAATGCGAAAAGATGCTGCAGAATGGCGGCCAGAGTATTCTCAAAAATCGGATACACTGGGCGAAATACTATATGCACAAGGCTGGATTGGTTGATTGTCCCGCGCGAGGACGTTTCATCGCCTCCGATGCAGGCAAAAGACTGCTGGCAACAAATCCGCAGAGGCTGGACTATCAACACCTTTTGTCCATCCCACAATTTGCCGCTTACCATGCAGCAAATAAGAAGCAAGGCAATGGCGCCTCAACGCGTTTGAAATATGGTGACGATACAGCGAAAGAGGCATCGACCCCAGAGGAGCAGATTGAAGATGCATTTGCAGCCCTTAACACGGCTCTTCAAACCGAATTGCTTGATCGAATAAGGGAGAATTCTCCAGCATTCTTTGAGCAGGTAATCGTCGAACTTCTCATTGCCATGGGATATGGCGGGTCTCATAAAAACGCAGCAGAGCAATTGGGCCGATCTGGGGATGGTGGCGTTGACGGCGTCATTAATGAGGATCGACTGGGTCTTGATCGCATATATGTTCAGGCCAAGAGGCATGCTTCGTCGAACAAGATCGGAAGGCCGGACATGCAGGCATTTGTTGGCTCTCTGGTTGGCTTCGGCGTAACAAAAGGTGTTTTCGTGACCACCTCATCCTTCACTGACAGTGCGACGAAATATACGAGAAGCCTGCCACAACGCGTGATACAAATAGACGGGGTTCGTTTGGCGGAGCTGATGATTGAACATGGTGTGGGTACCCGGGCCTATCGCACCATTCAGGTTCAGCGCCTGGACGAGGACTTCTTTTCTGAAGACGGATAGAACCAGCCGGCAGAGTGTTCCCCGGCGCGAAGAAGGACAGAGCAATGCCGAAATCATCGAATATACCAACGGATCATTTGCCAAACCCTCATCCTGGTGAAGTTCTGCTGGAAGAGTTTCTGAAGCCTATGCACCTGAGCCAAGATGAACTCGCACGAGCCGTTCATACACCTTGCAGCCAAATTGACGAGATCGTTATTGGAAAGCGTGAGATTTCTGCAGATATGGATCGACGATTTGCCCGCTACTTTGGTCTGTCCGAGGGCTTTTTCCTCGGGCTGCAATCTGATTATGATTTGTTGGAACACTGGCGCGATACAGTCAAATGACCGGTTCGTCATCACTGACGGTGCAAAAAAATCGTAGAGAGATTCAGGGGTGTAATATGGAGGTCAATCTTCTCGAAGCGAAAGCCAAACTCTCGGAGCTTGTCGAGAGAAGCGTTGCCGGCGAAGAAGTTATTATCACCAAAGCGGGTAAGCCGCTCGTGCGACTTATCAAATACGAAGTTGATCCTAATCCTTGCAGGTTGGGCCTCTACAAGGAGGACGGTATTTCGATGGGTAAAGGCATTCATGACGGTGATGTCAAGCTCTCCGTCATGTTCGGGCTGGAGGAATGATGAGGCGACCGATTCTGGAAACTCCGTCACCACTGGTGGTACAGAAACTGGGAATCCGCGTTACCAGAAGAGACATATCGTCCTGTTCTTGGAAATTGGCCCTATGGGCCAATGCGTCTCTGTTCGGCTTGACACTTGGCGGTCCGCTCGAACCGAGACGCGACCAAACGGACACTCTGTAAGCTTACTGAGAACTCGTTCAGTTTTCGTGCATAATATTGCTTTGACTCAATGCAATTATACCATCGAGCAGAATTCAGAACCGATATGCCCATTCTCGCAATCCGATGGACATGATGATCCAAGGTTGACCGACGAGTTTGTTCCAAGCTTCGCAACATATCGCGAGGATTTCCTCGTAGGATGAAAAGATCCGATTGGAAAGCCAGTTTTCCCGCATGAACTGCCATATATTCTCGACCGGGTTCAATTCTGGCGACCTTGGTGGTAGCGGGAGCAATGTGATGTTGTCCGGCACGTCGAGATTTTGCGTTGTGTGCCAGCCGGCCTGATCGAGAATGAGGATTGCGTGGGCTCCATCAGCGACTTGGCCGGAGATTTCTTCCAGATGCCACTGCATGGCTTGGATGTTGCAAAAGGGCAGAACCAATCCAGCCCCTACACCACGGGCCGGGCAGATAGCCCCGAAGATATAGACTGACTTTGTCCTTTGATCTTTCGGTGCAACAGGGCGGGTTCCGCGCTTTGCCCAACGACGTGTGATCTTGGTTTTCTGTCCGACACGCGCCTCGTCCTGCCACCACACTTCTATCGGGGTTCCTTTCGGGAGCTTTTTGCAGACTTCTGCCAACTCGGCTGGGAAGTTTTTTTAAATTCATCCATCGCGAATTGATTCTGCCCTCTATGGCGGGGGCGAGCCGAGAGCTTCGTAAACCCAAGGGCACGTAGTTCACGACCAACAGAGGATTCTTCCAAGGAGATGCCATATTCCTCATAGATCCAGCGAGCCAGATCCTTGCGCCGCCAGCGCACAACACCATGAATGGCCGGGATAGGTCCCTGTTCGACAATTGCGGCGAGACCCTTGCGCTGTTCATCATCCAGTTTGCTGGGGGCTCCAGAACGTGCCTTGTCGATCAGCCCCGTTGGGCCTTCGGTATTGAAGCGAAGCACCCAATCCCGGATTATTTGCAAGGTAACGCCGCCAATGCGGGCTGCATCACTCCGTTTGCCGCCATCGTAAATTTCGGCCAGTGCCAAAAGCCGACGGCTCTGGTTGGCATGCTTGCTAGCCTTGGACAACTGCCGCAAGGCCTGCCCGTCATAATCTTCACGAAGTGATACTGCTCTGCCCATTCTGCCATCCTCTAAATCAATGAAAGCCATTGATTCAGAAAACGATCAAAAAGGGAATCCCGAATTTGAGTCATAACTTCTGCTTGTTGGTATTAGTCGCTCAGATAGCGTTGTTTGCCGCATCTGACTTTCGGCACGCTGCACACCAGCTTCAATACTGTCCAAATCACCAATCAGGACAATTTGTTCAACTGCCCTTGTTATTGCCGTGTAGATCAATGACCGATCAAGGATCCTTGATTTGAATACAGGAATAATCACGCGGTTCCATTGGCTTCCTTGAGCCTTATGAACACTGATAGCATAAGCAAGATCTATGTATTCAGCGTCATATTGGGTCAGTTCCAACTCTTGACCATCCAAATCAACCAATGCTTTGCCATCAGGCAGCCTTCTCAGATATCGCCCCATAGACCCATTCTGAAGATTGCGATCATAATCATTCTTGGTCCAGATCACAGGATCTCCCACCTTGATATCTAACCGATCTGGAAAGCTATCTCGACTATTACCACGCCAGTTTGAGAATGTGTGATTGATAGCTTCAATGCCTGCATCTCCAGCCTTAATGGGACTGATGATTTGCGTTTCCCCCCTTGTAGAGGTGATTTCTTTGCCAACATTCATGATGCATTGAATGGCATCGCCAACTTCACAAGGAACAAAACTCACACCTGACGCACGACCGTCAAATGACTTCAATTCAGGCATTCGCCCAGTTCTGATTGCTTTTGCAACAATTGGAATTCCACTTGAATCTGCCTGACGCAAAACCCGATCAAGAAACGTTCGAGGTACCATTCTGGATTCGATCAGTGTATGGAATACAAGACCAAATCCGATCGGGGGAAGCTGAGCAGGATCACCAACAAGCAACAGATTGCCTTGTCCAAGGCGCCTCAAAACACGATAAAAAGTGGGCAAATCCACCATCGACGCTTCATCAATAATGACAAAGCTCTCTGGACCAAGTTCTATGAAGTCATCACTAAAGCTCATCAAAAACTTCGCAATTGTAGATGTCGGCCGCCCAGTGGCTTCTGAGATGCGTTTAGCCGCACGGCCCGACAGAGCCATCAAATGCAATTCTCGACCATAAGTCTCAGCAAGATCAGCAATTGTACTGAGGACCGTGGTTTTACCAGCACCAGCATATCCGGCAAGAAGGCTCAAACGGTTTGTCAAAGCCATGCCAATGGCCTCCCGCTGCCGGTCTGTCAGAGACCATTTTGACGCTTCGTCAAATGATGCCAAAAATTCATCAATCTGATGTGGTTGGATTTGACTTGCAATCAGATC encodes:
- a CDS encoding tyrosine-type recombinase/integrase, giving the protein MSASTLPMIVPQKRAWNRGRIIGQKRPLQPKHVWAIRVRLELAGAIRDLALFNLAVDSKLRGCDLVTLRVSDVFASGAIKERVSILQSKTKTPVRFEVTEGTRKSLFEWIMHPSMIGHEYLWPGRFHDRQHISTRQYARLLKEWVKSIGLEPSAYGTHSMRRTKVAQIYKKTGNLRAVQLLLGHTKMDSTVRYLGVDLEDALSISESVEI
- a CDS encoding SDR family oxidoreductase, which encodes MIFTNRTILITGGNSGIGQAIAEALQSKGNRIIITGRKRHSLQAMLQKNPAMTGYSLDLTDESALAAFSEKVIAEHPKLDAVILNAGIMEAEDYTADPVQMDVAERTIATNLTAPIRLAAALLPHLQTQSEAALVTVSSGLAFVPKAANPVYSATKAAIHAWTQALRHQLRDTPVDVYEVAPPLVATELTPGQSQVAAAMPLQDFIDEVVEMLSRDEVPDEVMVVRVNFQRKAEAEGRFKETFAAING
- a CDS encoding helix-turn-helix domain-containing protein: MKRMTDGTLRQDLLNLPETDPVVDRLVEQIIGRVADKWTMLLIEILTERTCCRFGELAKACEGISQKMLTQTLRAMERDGLVTRTVYPVVPPKVEYRLTDLGLGLSKAFCGVWIWAEANFERIEQARSDYADRKAHEEP
- a CDS encoding ATP-dependent endonuclease, producing MTVIREISISNFRGIKALKWWPNPGINCLIGPGDGGKSTILDAIELTLGTRQSIVFTDADFHRCLVDEPIVIDVTLGALPDELRNLEAYGHFLRGWDPQTGAIHNETSAALETVLTIRLIVRDDLEPQWLLFSEGPSAQGLERNLQWKHRQLVAPIRLGTVASHHMALGPRSVLGKLSPDKTQASAALAAASRQARQAFAEQGCGGVDEVLATSRTIANNMGIPVEQVNALLDVKGVTFSGGAIALHDEDQVPLKNLGSGSMRLLVAGLQKVAGQSSISIIDEAEFGLEPYRIIRLLDSLGAKSNDSSQQVFLTTHSPVVLRELSSIQLHAVRATRTTTPALVNNGELIQPTTKTTSNSVFPLGESEDAQKTLRACADAFLAPSVIVCEGKTEIGVIRGLDLCWQSLGQRSLLANGCHWADGGGSTMMERAKIFARMGYRTALFMDSDVAYDAASYSELATHGISVFRWRDGYSTESAIFASVPAAQIPGLLSIACEWRSEDSIDGKIRHASNRQYNLQQCRDQFVDAMRPVLGQCAGDGKWFKDIEPAERALREVIAPAWQSTGTIFTAPLNSLWHWISTSPTVQPANPPVGV
- a CDS encoding UvrD-helicase domain-containing protein produces the protein MVGVHDILQAQRGHVIAPAGCGKTELIAKTIVQAKGKPVLVLTHTTAGVAALRQRLHRDGVPASNYRLNTIAGWALAIISMFPERAGYLHDPQNAPNYTAVQNAVGGLCASGAINSEIAATYSRVLVDEYQDCSVSQHLIISGLANAIPTVVFGDPMQAIFGFGDDPLPDWTTQVVPTFPKIGRLDIPWRWNNTGANDLGAWLLAIRGALEAGQTIDLRTLPSRVAWHPLGADQNANAAAQIALQYDVAKTNPHETILIIGDSMQAASRHNFASRAKGVGVVEPVDLRDVVGDANQMDGKSGQELLDACIGFLIKVMTNVYGDKLNARVQSILGNRNRTPPTAPEVAAISLVQGGGYLEAVQFLKAMAGDRDRRVYRQSAFNIMVQALQIALTAPGGSLPAAIAGLREQRRHAGRVIPPKAVGSTLLLKGLEADHVVILDADRPGNAMSKEHLYVALTRGARSVSVFSRSPNLP
- a CDS encoding recombinase family protein, which encodes MKIGYARCSTDKQDLMVQKTALIDLGVKEENIHMDHGLTGTNRDRPGLERALAASREGDTFIVSKLDRLARSVPDARSIADQLESKGVKLALGQSIYDPADPMGKMFFNILATFAEFEADLIRMRTKEGMAIAKAKGKLRGKQPKLSPKQQNELKRMHETGDHSISDLAEIFAVSRPTVYRTLNRVR
- a CDS encoding DUF1778 domain-containing protein — its product is MASAARRILEDSTRYVLSQEDVVAFSMAMDTPPSPTARAIKAAKDYHSREALAD
- a CDS encoding restriction endonuclease, with translation MTIPGYQSLMLPVLRYAAQAEQRVPPLSEKIAVDFDLSAAECEKMLQNGGQSILKNRIHWAKYYMHKAGLVDCPARGRFIASDAGKRLLATNPQRLDYQHLLSIPQFAAYHAANKKQGNGASTRLKYGDDTAKEASTPEEQIEDAFAALNTALQTELLDRIRENSPAFFEQVIVELLIAMGYGGSHKNAAEQLGRSGDGGVDGVINEDRLGLDRIYVQAKRHASSNKIGRPDMQAFVGSLVGFGVTKGVFVTTSSFTDSATKYTRSLPQRVIQIDGVRLAELMIEHGVGTRAYRTIQVQRLDEDFFSEDG
- a CDS encoding HigA family addiction module antitoxin gives rise to the protein MPKSSNIPTDHLPNPHPGEVLLEEFLKPMHLSQDELARAVHTPCSQIDEIVIGKREISADMDRRFARYFGLSEGFFLGLQSDYDLLEHWRDTVK
- a CDS encoding type II toxin-antitoxin system Phd/YefM family antitoxin codes for the protein MTGSSSLTVQKNRREIQGCNMEVNLLEAKAKLSELVERSVAGEEVIITKAGKPLVRLIKYEVDPNPCRLGLYKEDGISMGKGIHDGDVKLSVMFGLEE